GTAGCTTGCTCGTACTTAATTGATTGCTACGGAAGGTAAGTTTTATAATAGtatacataagtatatataattacatacaTGGTTATgtaattatgttaataaattatttatgtacCATTAAGTATGTTAATTATATCATGTAGTTAATTTAATCTATTATAATTGACATAATTACATAGTTAAATTAGTAACATAGTAATATAcgtaaatgtatataatataattacataattgaTAGCTAATAACATTTATgaattaactatatatttttatatatttaaattaaactttaataacttctaCAGCTATCCTCCACCAGAGCATCAATTAGCCATGGCAAAAAGCATTGTTTCAACTTTTAAGTTTAGGGCATGTCGAAGCGGAAATGGACatgtaagttttttgtttttttcaattatgtaGTAGTCTATACTATTATTATGGAACCTAATATGTGAAACCTATATTTAAGGAAAAATACAATCACTGCGCCAGGTTTACATGACCTCATTCTAACATTTTTGTCTCAACAAATTACCCTTgcagtatttattaaaattcattgtGGTGATAACTTGTACTTAAATTaagcaaaactttaaaaaagaaatcttccATTAACATTTGTTTGTTTACTACTTAGTTCACAAAACTTAATAATGTTATATGattaattttgataagtttttttattgtcttcTAATTacagatatttattttacaaaataggAATTATACTACTGTCCAGGTACATCAAAGGGTTTTCTGACTAATCGTTTTAGAGAAATTTATCGTCGTTATCCagcagatataaaaaaatacagttcTCGCAATAAAAAGagtatgttaattttttaatttttttttgttgaacaaTTATATTGgagaattataatttttttgttgaataattttaattttctatatattttataaaaaacactttttaacatttgataactttataaagcatttattaacaataaattcaTAACAAAATTGTATTgatacatataatattttaaaataaattaaaagttttaacacacGTTAAACACATAACATTTTAATGCTCATGTTAATgccattttattaaaattgcaaAACTCCGCCTACGAATAGGGAAGGACGTAAAACAGgttttatacaactttaatgtaataaagtgtaaatattatttttatggttttatattttatgtgttctttaaaaatattttttgttttgtaatatttttttactgttaggTAATGAGTTTTTGCTGTTGGAAATGGCTCAAtgcaaataaacaacaaagAATATGAActaataaagacaaaattgATGCATCTTGTTTATACAGACCAAAATGAAAATGAGATATTAGAACTTATGAACAAATCACGTTTATGCAGGCAAATATGGATCCGAAATGATTCGCCAACAGCTAGTATGATTCTTGGGGAATTTCCAAGATTTTTGGACACTCCATTGTtggtaaaaatttcattttttgctagaaatttttttttttaggtttagtttttaggttaaatttttgcattatttaaataaaaaataatgtagcaTTTGTTTGTACTATTCAGTTAGATGATGAATTCAAATCCATTAATCAAAATTATGTAGAAAATGTTCCAGTTTTATTGGAAACAAAAATGTCTAAACAAATAGTTGCATACTGCAAGCTGACTGGCAAATGCATTGACATTATAGGCGATACAGATACAGAAGGGAATAGCAATATGGGTaaataattttcagaaaatCTCAAAcgaaaaagttatatttataaaatcttgtttttatctatgtaatttataattttgtttagatgcattagtactaaaattattaaaggttTATCTCTTGCCAACTATGGGAAAATATCGTGTTTCAGCAAGTGCAGCAATGGTTTTCCTAATTGAAGAACTTAAggtaagatttatttttaaatctcaaTAGTTTCTtatgtaataattaatataccattagtatatagtttttaataagtataaaattcaattatacTAACTACTGTTCAATCTgctatatctttttattttaaatatttgttcgatttacttcaaatataaaatttttatcaaacttttttaggATGGCGAGactcttgaaatgttttttagtcGCTCAAATGCAAGACAGCAATCTTTCATTCTGTCGTGTGGATTGTCTTTTTTCGTTGTGTGTGATGGAAAAGCAATTATAGTAAAACCTTCGAAAGTTTCTGTTGCCTTTGACTATCTCTTCaagtctttttttgtttttaatcttgAATATCCaaagcaaataaaagttttatataatttctttcaaGAATTAGTTTATAAACTGCCTGGATCTGTTGCCAGCACAAAAGCACGTAAATTATTCGAAGAGATTTCTTATATGTAGTATATTCAGCTCGaaacatttttatcaagaaaCGCTAAAGCCTTAATATAATTGcctatgcaaaaaaattttcgtgaaactatttaagttaaaaatatatttttattcaattttaaaaatatatcatattcAAActagataatatattattaaaaataaatggataaaGTATATAGGTCCGTACCGATCCAATTTAGCGCTTCGggcaagaaaagaaaattgcgCCCCCTCTTCCCCTCCCTTTCCCCTCCccctccttaaaaaaaaaagaaacgaaaaaaatgatttattgataacaaaatttatcacatcaagttataagtaaaatttgTCATTAAGGTTGCACAAACTTTAGTTCAATGCCACTTTTCTGGCTTTTCTTGAGGCAAATTCACTAATGACAACATCAAAATCAATGTTGTTTGCCACTTCATTTTCAATTGAAATCATAGCCAAAATAGACAAACGTTATTGGCCCATTGTTGACCTCATATTGTGTTTTATGAGCTTAAGTTTACTGAAACTTCTCTCACACGTAGCAACTGTGACTGGTTTGGTGAGGAAGATGCGAATAGCAATTGTTGTGTTGGGATAAGCATCGGtcaaagaatatttataaatgagcTGCAAAATGTCGATCGGGCTAGATTTTTCAAAGTTGTCCATCATTGCGGCAGCTTGATATTTAAAGCTTGCCATTTCTGACTGGAAATCGAAAGAATCTAAATCTGCCTTGTCAATTTGAGATAAATTTGCAGCTTTTTTCTTGAGTTCATCCACTGAACTTTTAGAGAGTGAATGCCCACTGAGGTAGCCAAAATCAGAGGATACAGCAGACATCAGCCTCAAACCGCCACTCTATTTGTGTAATAATGCTGTCAAACACAAGGTTGCACTGAGATCCGAATTCTGTTTCTGCTGTGAGAAGGTGAGAGTCATCTTCAGCTTCATAAAGTGCTATTCGCTTTACTTTGCGCTTCCTCTTAATTGGAAAGCCACCATCAATTCCGCTCTGGTTAGCTTTTTCTGTGGCATCTTTGATAATATTGTCCACCCCAACATCTCAAAAATTCTGAATGAAAGCCTTCAaccatttcattttttttacggCAATGTCAATTGAAATGGTTTTTGACTGAAGCAGTTTGTTTTCCCGGTCAATTAGAGAAAGAATTTGACACCAGAAATCCAACAAACCCAAAAAACTGAAATCAATATGAATGAGAAGTTCTTTTGCACTGCTAACTGTGACAGCATTTGTCATGGGATTGTGGATAATGGATTCCAAAACTTGAAGAACATCTTTGATTTGTCTGTGCAATGGTGTAATTGCTTCTTTTTTGGTAGACCATCTTGTGTCACTATTTCCCTTTAATGAGATGGTCAACGTTTTCATCAGTTTTTCCCATCTTGACGTGAagcttgaaaaaaagttaaagatggCTTGAACCTTTCCAAAAAACGTAATCATGAGTGGGGAAACCTCAGCAGCATGAACACCAACAAGGTTTAAAGTGTGAGCTGCGCATGGAAAAAATCTTGCTGACTCATTAAGAGAATGGATGTGAGCTTTGACGCCATTGTATTTTCCAGACATATTGGCTCCATTGTCATAGCCTAGGCCCCGGCAATCGGAAATGCTTAGACCATCCTTCTCCAAtttttcacttatttttgtTGCAAGACCTTTTCCGGTTT
This portion of the Hydra vulgaris chromosome 13, alternate assembly HydraT2T_AEP genome encodes:
- the LOC136089408 gene encoding uncharacterized protein LOC136089408 isoform X1; amino-acid sequence: MHLVYTDQNENEILELMNKSRLCRQIWIRNDSPTASMILGEFPRFLDTPLLLDDEFKSINQNYVENVPVLLETKMSKQIVAYCKLTGKCIDIIGDTDTEGNSNMDALVLKLLKVYLLPTMGKYRVSASAAMVFLIEELKDGETLEMFFSRSNARQQSFILSCGLSFFVVCDGKAIIVKPSKVSVAFDYLFKSFFVFNLEYPKQIKVLYNFFQELVYKLPGSVASTKARKLFEEISYM